The DNA sequence GATCTGTTCGCGCTGGGCATCATCCTGTTCGAGCTGCTGGCCGGGTGCCTGCCGTTCGACGGCGCCCCCGCCGAGGTCGCGCGCCAGAACGTGACCGCGCGCCTGCCGACGGTCTTGGCCCGATCGGGCCGCGTGGTCGACCCGCTGCTCGAGGCGCTGGTGACCTGGCTGACCCGCAAGCGCCGCGCCGAGCGCCCGCTGGCGACCCGCGACGTGCTGGCGTTCGCGCGCCGGCTCAGCGCCGGCGATCGCGCCGGCGCCCGCGAGCTCATCTCGCCGCCCTTCCGCCCCCCGGCCGACGCCACGCTGGCGATCGAGCCCGCGCCCGCCCCGCCGCGCCCAGGGCTGGTGGCCGAGCCCGCGGCCGAGCCGCGCGCAGGGCTGGTGGCCGAACCCACGGCCGAGCCCGCGCCGGGCGCGGAGCTGGAGCCCGCGCTCGATCTTCCGCCGCGCCGCCGCCGCTGGCCGCTCGCGGCGCTGGCGCTGATCGCCGTCATCGCGGCGATCGCGCTGGTCGCGTGGCCGCGCTCATCGCCGACGACCGCGCCGGCCGCGATCGCGGTCGTCGATGCCGGCGTGCCGGTCGACGCCGCGGACATCGTCGCGCTGGCGCCGGTCGTCGACGCCGCGCCCGCGGTCGCGCCCCCGGCGATCCCGCTCGACGCCGCGCCCGCGCCGAGCGTGCGCGCCCGCCCGCCGATCGACGCGGCCGTGTCATCACGCCCGCGCGCGCCCGTCGACGCCGCGCCCGCCGCGCCGCCGCCGTCGCCCGCGATCAGCCTCGACGGACTGTCGCTCAAGGCCCAGTACAAGCGCATCGCCACCGAGCTCGACGCCGCGATGTCGCGGCTCGGGACCGATCGCACCGCGGCGCTGCGCCGCCGCTTCGACGCCGTGCCGCCCTACCTCGACGCGGTCCGCAAGCCGACGCTGCGCATCGAGGCCGAGGCCGAGCTGCGCGCGCTGGCCCGCGATCTGAACAAGCTGCCGCGCTGAGCTTCCCGACGGGTGAGGCCGCTCGGTGCGCGGCCCCGCGCGCGGCCATGGGCGCGGTGACCAAGCGCGCCGCCTTCGACCGCCACCGCGCGGCGATCGAGGAGGCGCGCGGTACGCCCGGCATGAAGGTGCCGCTCAGAACGCCAGGCTGACGCCCAGGGTCGCGGCGGCGCCGTGGTCGTCGTCGAGCTGCT is a window from the Myxococcales bacterium genome containing:
- a CDS encoding protein kinase, translating into MSASSSSAAAPSRASCPACKAVFRGDFRRCPNDGGLLVESDTDPLVGTVLAERYQIEAVLGDGGLGRVYRARHVRMSRRFAIKVPFGEVGYDRKSRARLANEAEAASRLDHPNVIGVIDVGETPAGLFYLAMDLADGPSLAELVADDQIAPDQILTLLVQLADGLTHAHERGLVHRDLKPENVVVTTAADGTMLPRVIDFGLALVDDGEPSTRLTTEGLVVGTPYYMAPEQATGEDLDHRADLFALGIILFELLAGCLPFDGAPAEVARQNVTARLPTVLARSGRVVDPLLEALVTWLTRKRRAERPLATRDVLAFARRLSAGDRAGARELISPPFRPPADATLAIEPAPAPPRPGLVAEPAAEPRAGLVAEPTAEPAPGAELEPALDLPPRRRRWPLAALALIAVIAAIALVAWPRSSPTTAPAAIAVVDAGVPVDAADIVALAPVVDAAPAVAPPAIPLDAAPAPSVRARPPIDAAVSSRPRAPVDAAPAAPPPSPAISLDGLSLKAQYKRIATELDAAMSRLGTDRTAALRRRFDAVPPYLDAVRKPTLRIEAEAELRALARDLNKLPR